From Methylophaga thalassica:
TCACCTGCAATTGCTTTAGCCAGTAAGGTTTTACCTGTACCTGGTGAGCCGGCCATCAAAATACCGCGAGGGATACGACCACCCAGTTTCTGGAACTTGCTTGGATCGCGCAGGAAATCAACCAGTTCAGCCACTTCTTCTTTGGCTTCTTCTACACCAGCGACATCTTTGAAGGTGACTTTAACTTGATCTTCGTTAAGCATGCGCGCTTTGCTTTTACCAAATGACATGGGGTTTTTACCGCCGCCACCTTGCATTTGTCGCATAAAGAAAATCCAGACACCAATCAGTAGAAGCATTGGGAACCATGAGATAAAGATTTGCATCAGTAAGCTGGTTTTTTCTGCTGGTTCCGCTTTGATGGTGACGCCATTATCTAATAAATCACCAATCAAACCGGGATCGTAATCAGGACTATATGTCGTGAATTTACTACCGTCTGTCAGTTCACCTGAAATGGTTCTGCCCTGAATATCAACTCTGGCTACAGCCCCGTTTTTCACGTTGCTGATAAAGCTAGAATAATCCATGCTGCCTGAATCATTACTTTGTGGACCAAAATTATTAAAAACAGACATCAGCACAACGGCGATGACTACCCACAAAACAATATTTTTCATCATGTCATTCAATGTAAGGTACCTCTGGTTACCATTAAATGTTATTTGAGACCACGCCCCAACAAATAAACTTCACGACTTCTCGCTCGAGAAGCCCCCGGCTTACGGGTAACAACTTTCGTGAAATTGTCTCTCATTTCTTTCAAAAAAGCTTCGAATCCTTCGCCTTGAAACACTTTGACAAGAAAGCAACCGCTTTTACTTAAATTATTCAATGCAAAATCTAAAGCCAACTCGACCAAGTACATACTTGAAGGCTGATCTATCGACCCTACACCTGTCATATTGGGGGCCATATCCGATAATACAAGGTCTATTTGCCGACCATCCAATACTTTATTCAATTCATCTAGTACATCGTCTTCACGGAAGTCACCTTGAATAAAATGTACTCCAGTCAAAGGGGTCATTTCTAATATATCTAATGCGATGACTTTACCACTATCGCCAACCTTAGCTAAGGCATAGTCGGACCAACCGCCAGGTGCTGAGCCAAGGTCAACGACACTCATACCAGGACGAATGAGTTTATCTTTATTATCAATTTCTTTTAATTTGAAAGTCGCACGTGAACGATGGCCTTCTTTCTGAGCCTGTTTGACATACTGATCATCAAAATGTTCTTTTAACCAGCTTTGACTTGATTTACTTCTAGCCATATCAGGATGTTTGCTCTGCTTCTGCGCGCTTGTCTGAAGTTAATACTAACATCAAACCAAGTAAGCTCATTAACATATATATACTCTCACTTAGTTTATGCAGCGTATTAAACCGTTCAGTTAAAACAGGATCTGCACGCCAGTCTAATAATTTTATCGATGCCATATCAGGCTGAATAAAAAGCAGAAAGACAACACTCATTATTAACATGGCTAAAATAAGCCAGCTTCGCCAATAGCGATGAAATGTGGTGACACCAAAAACAAATAACCGGCTTATCAACAAAATACAGGCACTTATAAGGCTTAGAATATTGACGGCATAAAACAATTTGCCGGCGTAATCACCGGCAATTGTTAGTTCTAAATTCGCAAAGGCCATTGGTACAGCTAAATATCCTATCGACCATAATGAACCAATCCAAAGGGTCAAAAGCAATCGTTCACCTGAATAGCCAGACAGCATTCTACGCCTCGTAGCCTATATCAATAATTTCATATTCGATATTACCGCCTGGCGCTTGCACTGTTGCTACATCATCAATTTCTTTACCAATCAGTGCACGTGCAATAGGCGAAGATACAGAAATACGATTTAATTTAATATCAGATTCATAGTCACCTACGATCTGATATTTCACTTCCTGATCAGTATCTATATTTAATAAGGTTACTGTCACCCCGAATACCACGCGGCCTTCTTTAGGCAAAGTAGCCGGGTCGATTATCTGAGCATTAGACAATACCGACTCCAATTCCTGAATACGACCTTCGATAAAACTTTGCTGCTCTTTTGCTGCGTGGTACTCCGCATTTTCTTTTAAATCACCATGTGCGCGGGCTTCTGAAATAGCCGCAACCACTTCAGGCCTTGCCACCATCTTCAGGTGTTTTAATTCTTCTTTAAGTGCTTCAGCACCACGTGAAGTAATTGGTACAGCCATTAATTTAACTCTCCATGCAAAGATTGCAGCCTGTTTACTGAGCCAATATCTTCGCTATTTAATGCTTGAACAGTGGCTCTAGCAGCTGCCAATGTTGTCGTATAGTTGACTTGATGCTGCAGTGCTGCACGACGAATTTCTCTTGAATCGGCAACAGATTGGCGACCTTCGGTCGTATTCACAATCAAGTCAATTTCATCATTTTTAATCATATCGACGATATGAGGTTGACCTTCCGCGACTTTGTTCACAGGCTCACAATTCACACCCGCTTCTTCTAATACACGCTGTGTGCCTCGTGTAGCGAGCAATGCAAAACCAAGTGAGGACAGGTCTTTCGCAATTTGTATAACAGCTACCTTATCAGCCTCACGCACACTGATAAAGGCTTTGCCTCCAGTAGGCAGTACAACTGAAGCGGCTAACTGTGATTTTGCAAAAGCTTCACCAAATGTTCTGCCGACCCCCATGACTTCACCCGTCGATTTCATTTCAGGGCCAAGAATAGGATCAACGCCTTGGAATTTAATGAATGGGAATACCGCTTCTTTAACAGAGTAATAAGAAGGAATGACCTCTTTCGTTACGCCTTGGTCCACTAGTGAACGACCCGCCATAGCTCTCGCAGCAATCTTAGCTAACGGCACACCAATGGATTTCGACACATAAGGCACCGTACGTGACGCACGTGGATTGACTTCAAGAATATAGATTTGCTCACCCTTGATGGCAAACTGCGTATTCATTAAACCTTTTACGCCGAGCTCTAACGCCATTTGACGTACTTGCTCACGCAACTGGTCCTGTGTTGCCTGACTCAGGCTATATGGAGGTAAAGCACAAGCAGAGTCACCAGAGTGAACACCAGCTTGTTCAATGTGTTCCATAATGCCGCCAATCAGTACATCTTTACCATCGCAGATAGCATCAACATCGACTTCAATAGCATCATCAAGGAAACGGTCTAATAAAACGGGCGATTCATTCGATACTTTCACCGCATTCAGCATATAACGTTGTAATTCTTCTTCGTTATAAACGATTTCCATCGCGCGTCCACCCAATACATACGAGGGACGTACCACTAAGGGATAACCAATTTCCGATGCTAATGCGACAGCGGTATCAACAGAATGGGCCAGTCTATTTGGTGGTTGTAACAAGTTCAGTTTCTCAACCATTTGCTGGAAACGTTCACGGTCTTCTGCGTGATCAATCGCATCTGGTGATGTTCCGATAATAGGAACACCCGCAGCTTCTAGTGCACGCGCCAGTTTTAATGGTGTTTGACCACCGAACTGTACGATGACCCCTTTCGGTTTTTCCAGTTCGACGATTTCTAATACATCTTCCAATGTTAATGATTCGAAATACAAACGATCTGAGGTGTCGTAATCGGTTGAAACCGTTTCAGGGTTACAGTTAACCATGATGGTTTCATAACCGTCTTCACGTAAGGCCAATGCCGCATGAACACAGCAATAGTCAAACTCAATACCCTGACCGATACGGTTAGGACCACCACCCAGAATCATAATCTTGTCACGATCACTTGGGTTGGCTTCACATTCCATATCGTAAGTTGAATACATATACGCCGTGCCAGTTGCAAACTCAGCACCACAGGTATCAACGCGTTTATAGACCGGACGTACTTGCATCGCCTGACGATACTCACGGATCTGTTTTTCTGTTTTTTGTAACAGTTTAGCCAATCGTGAATCAGAGAAACCTTTGCGTTTTAAGGCATACATTTCCTGCTGATCGATATCGTTAAGCGAGCATTCTTTAAGTTGATTTTCTAATGTCACCAACTCTTCAATTTGAATCAAGAACCATGGGTCTATATGAGTCAGCTTTTGAATTTCATCAAAACTGAAACCATAACGGAAGGCATCTGCTACGTACCATAAACGATCTGAGCCCGGTAAACTCAGCTCACGGCGTAATGTTTCTGCTATGTTTTCTTCGCTAAGATCAATAACTTCTGTCAGGCCATCGCGATCGATTTCCAATCCACGTAAGGCTTTTTGTAATGATTCCTGGAAGTTACGTCCAATAGCCATCACCTCACCGACAGACTTCATCTGCGTACTTAGACGGTTATCAGCCTGTGGGAATTTTTCAAACGTAAAACGCGGTACTTTTGTCACCACGTAATCGATTGTTGGCTCAAACGAAGCCGGTGTCGCGTTACCGGTAATTTCGTTTTGCAATTCGTCTAGTGTATAGCCTACTGCCAGTTTTGCAGCGACTTTCGCGATAGGGAAACCTGTTGCTTTAGAGGCCAGGGCTGAAGAACGCGAGACACGTGGATTCATCTCAATGATAATCAGACGGCCTGTTTCTGGATTAACAGCAAACTGTACGTTTGAACCACCGGTATCCACACCAATTTCACGCAATACTGCCAGAGAGGCATTACGCATGATTTGATATTCTTTATCTGTCAGGGTTTGAGCTGGGGCAACGGTGATTGAATCACCTGTGTGTACGCCCATAGGATCCAGATTTTCAATGGAACAGATAATGATGGCGTTATCTTTACGGTCACGCACCACTTCCATTTCATACTCTTTCCAGCCTATGATTGACTCTTCAATCAGTAATTCAGAAGTTGGGCTGAGGTATAAACCTCGCTGACAGATTTCAATAAAATCCTGCTTGTTATAAGCGATACCACCGCCACTACCGCCCATCGTAAAAGAAGGACGGATAATCACTGGGAAA
This genomic window contains:
- the carB gene encoding carbamoyl-phosphate synthase large subunit: MAKRTDIQSILILGAGPIVIGQACEFDYSGAQACKALREEGYRVILVNSNPATIMTDPNMADATYIEPVTWQAVSKVIEAERPDAILPTMGGQTALNCALDLEKHGILEQFGVEMIGADSEAINKAEDRDLFREAMRKIGLDMPQSDIAHTLDEALQVQEKFGFPVIIRPSFTMGGSGGGIAYNKQDFIEICQRGLYLSPTSELLIEESIIGWKEYEMEVVRDRKDNAIIICSIENLDPMGVHTGDSITVAPAQTLTDKEYQIMRNASLAVLREIGVDTGGSNVQFAVNPETGRLIIIEMNPRVSRSSALASKATGFPIAKVAAKLAVGYTLDELQNEITGNATPASFEPTIDYVVTKVPRFTFEKFPQADNRLSTQMKSVGEVMAIGRNFQESLQKALRGLEIDRDGLTEVIDLSEENIAETLRRELSLPGSDRLWYVADAFRYGFSFDEIQKLTHIDPWFLIQIEELVTLENQLKECSLNDIDQQEMYALKRKGFSDSRLAKLLQKTEKQIREYRQAMQVRPVYKRVDTCGAEFATGTAYMYSTYDMECEANPSDRDKIMILGGGPNRIGQGIEFDYCCVHAALALREDGYETIMVNCNPETVSTDYDTSDRLYFESLTLEDVLEIVELEKPKGVIVQFGGQTPLKLARALEAAGVPIIGTSPDAIDHAEDRERFQQMVEKLNLLQPPNRLAHSVDTAVALASEIGYPLVVRPSYVLGGRAMEIVYNEEELQRYMLNAVKVSNESPVLLDRFLDDAIEVDVDAICDGKDVLIGGIMEHIEQAGVHSGDSACALPPYSLSQATQDQLREQVRQMALELGVKGLMNTQFAIKGEQIYILEVNPRASRTVPYVSKSIGVPLAKIAARAMAGRSLVDQGVTKEVIPSYYSVKEAVFPFIKFQGVDPILGPEMKSTGEVMGVGRTFGEAFAKSQLAASVVLPTGGKAFISVREADKVAVIQIAKDLSSLGFALLATRGTQRVLEEAGVNCEPVNKVAEGQPHIVDMIKNDEIDLIVNTTEGRQSVADSREIRRAALQHQVNYTTTLAAARATVQALNSEDIGSVNRLQSLHGELN
- a CDS encoding DUF4149 domain-containing protein; translation: MLSGYSGERLLLTLWIGSLWSIGYLAVPMAFANLELTIAGDYAGKLFYAVNILSLISACILLISRLFVFGVTTFHRYWRSWLILAMLIMSVVFLLFIQPDMASIKLLDWRADPVLTERFNTLHKLSESIYMLMSLLGLMLVLTSDKRAEAEQTS
- the rlmE gene encoding 23S rRNA (uridine(2552)-2'-O)-methyltransferase RlmE — protein: MARSKSSQSWLKEHFDDQYVKQAQKEGHRSRATFKLKEIDNKDKLIRPGMSVVDLGSAPGGWSDYALAKVGDSGKVIALDILEMTPLTGVHFIQGDFREDDVLDELNKVLDGRQIDLVLSDMAPNMTGVGSIDQPSSMYLVELALDFALNNLSKSGCFLVKVFQGEGFEAFLKEMRDNFTKVVTRKPGASRARSREVYLLGRGLK
- the greA gene encoding transcription elongation factor GreA encodes the protein MAVPITSRGAEALKEELKHLKMVARPEVVAAISEARAHGDLKENAEYHAAKEQQSFIEGRIQELESVLSNAQIIDPATLPKEGRVVFGVTVTLLNIDTDQEVKYQIVGDYESDIKLNRISVSSPIARALIGKEIDDVATVQAPGGNIEYEIIDIGYEA